Below is a window of Streptomyces sp. ITFR-16 DNA.
CTGCCGGGCCTCGGCGACGTCGGCGGCCGTCAGCACCCGCATGACCTGCGCGGCCCTCGCGCCAGCCAGCTGCTCCTCCAGCACGTCGGCGACGACCTTCTGGTACTCGGCAAGGTTGCCGCGGTTGCGGGCCAGATACTCGTTCGCCAGCGTCCGTTCGGTGTGGGCGACCGGCTGCTGGTGGCGTTCCAGCCAGCTCATCCGCAGCCGTCGGCTGTCGACCACCAGCGGAATCGGAAGACCGCCCTCGTCCAAGGCGTCGGCGCTCAGGTTCGCGCCACGGCTCCAGCTGGCCAGGATCGCGTTGGGCAGGCCTGTGCGGAATCCGCGGGCCTTCTCCACGCCCTGGGAGCAGAAGAAGACCAGGAGCTGGTCCGTTCCGAGGTGCGCCCGTGCCGGGCCGGCCAGATCGACCAGCAGCGCGTAGACCCCGAACGGGGTGTGCAGGTCGAACTGCCGGTGCGGGACGCCGGGCTCGCCGGGCCCGCTGCCGGACAACGCGGTCGGCATGTGTGCGCGGTCCCGGCCGCGGCGCGGCTTGACCAGGTCCACCACCCCAGTCGCGGTGGTCCCGGTGTGCCCGTCGGCGCGGTGGTGCGTCGCCGTGGCTGTGGAGATCGTGCTGTAGTTCTGCCCGGTCAGGCAGAGCAGCAGCACGCCGGCCGCGCCGATGTCGGAGAAGGTCAGGTGCAGGTCCGCCATCAGCCGGCCCGCCCCGAACGGACGGACGCAGATGTCGGGCTGCCGGCCCCAGCGGGTGTCCCTGCGCGGGACGTCGCCGTGCCGCTCCACGTAATCCAGCAGCTTGAACCGCCCCGGGTTTGGTAGAGACTTGATTCCGTGAAAGGTTTGAGTCATGGCACGCCCCTCCTCCTACCCCCTTGAGCTGCGCAAACGAGCGGTCCGTATGGTCGCCGAGGTCCGTGGTGACTATCCGAACGAGTCGGCCGCGTTGAGAGCGGTCGCCCAGAAACTCGGGATCGGTTCGGCCGAGACCCTGCGGAACTGGGTGAAGCGGGACGAGACCGACTCCGGTCAGCGGCCGGGGACGACCACGGAGGAGTCCGCGCAGATCAAGGCGATGAAGAAGGAAGTCGCCGAGCTGAAACGGGCGAACGACATCCTCAAGGCTGCGGCAAGTTTCTTCGCGGCCGAGCTCGACCGGCCACACACACGCTCGTAGCGTTCATCGACGAGCACCGGGACCGCTTCGGCGGTGTCGAGCCGATCTGCCGCGTGCTCACCGAGCACGGCTGCAAGATCGCCCCCTCCACCTACTACGCGGCGAAGAAGCGCGCCGCCGAACCCTCGGCCAGGCGGGTGCGCGATGCTGCCCTCAAGGAGTTGATCACCGAGGTCCACGAGGCCAACTTCCGCGTCTACGGCGCCAGGAAGGTATGGCGCGAGCTGCACCGCCAGGGCCACCCCGTAGCCCGGTGCACCGTCGAGCGCCTGATGCGGGAACTCGGCATCACAGGCGCCGTCCGCGGGAGAAAGATCATCACCACGATCCCGGACAGCGCCGTCGAGCGGGCACCGGACCTACTGGACCGCAACTTCGTCGCGGCCGCCCCCAACCGCTGCTGGGTCGCCGACTTCACCCACGTCAAGACCTGGTCGGCAGTCGTCTACGTCGCCTTCGTCGTCGACACGTTCTCCCGCCGGATCGTCGGCTGGTCCGCCGCTACGTCGAAGGAGACCAGACTCGTCCTGGACGCCCTGGACATGGCCCTGTGGCAGCGCGACCGCGACGAACAGCCCCATCAGCGGGGCGAGTTGATACATCATTCCGATGCCGGGTCGCAATATACGAGTTTCCGGCTCGCCGAGCACTTGGACGCCGCCGGCATCGCGGCCTCGATCGGCTCCGTCGGTGACGCCTACGACAATGCCCTCATGGAGTCCGCGATCGGCCTGTTCAAGACTGAGCTGATCAAACCGGGGCGGCCCTGGAGGACGCTCTCCCAGGTCGAGCTGGCCACCGCGGAATGGGTCGACTGGTACTGCCACCGCCGCCTCCACGGTGAAATAGGGCACGTCCCACCCGCCGAATACGAGACCAACTACTACCTCACGATCACGAAACCCCAGGTCACAACCACAATCTGAAGTCTCTACCGAACCCGGGGCGGTTCAAGGCGAGGTCCGCCACTTCCTCGGGGAAGAGTTGGTAGACAAGGTTCTTCAGGTCTGTCCCGGACCACTGCGCCAGGTTGTCCCTCATGGCGCGGCATCGGGTGACGATGGGGTGGAACTCGTCCATGTCCGCCAGCGCTGCGGCCGCTCGCTTTCCGGTCGAGGTCAAGCGGACGCGCTCTGGTCTATGGCTGGTGGTGATGGTGATGAGACCGCGGGCCATGAGGAAGGTTAGAAACTGGCGGTAGCGGGGGTCCCAGGGACCGAACCGGTACCGGATCATCGGGGCTTCCACTTCCTCGGGCCTCGATGCGCGGAAAGCTCTCTGTCCGCTCAGGGTGTCGGCGAGCTCGGTGTGTGCGCGCTCGAGGAAAGCCGGATAGCGGAGGAAGAAGTCGAGCTTCGCGAGCTTGGTTCGGCCGGCGATATGAGGACCCGGGTCGCTGCCGCACTCGGCGACCAGGAGCAGTAGCCGAGAGGCGTGGAAGTCTGGCGAGTCGTCGGGGTCCCATGGGCGGTGGGGCGGCGGGACGGCGCTCGCGCCGATGCTATGAGGCATCGGCGTCCCGGTTCTGACAGCGTGCGGTGATGTCCGCAAGTACGGCGTGAGCCCGAGTGAAGTTCCCCCTGCGGGCTGGGCAGCGGGTGTTTACGCTGCCTGACCGAGGTTCTGCCTGAGTAGGGATCTCGTTTCGAGCGGGGTGACGTATCCGTAGTCGGGGTGCCGGCGGAGTCGGCTGCGGTTGTACTCGGCCTCGATATAGCGGAAAACGTCGGCCCGGGCAGCCTCGCGGGTCTCCCACACGGTCGTCCCGATCTCCGCTTTCAGGATGGCGAACCAGCTTTCCGCGGCGACATTATCGTAACAAGATCCGACACGGCCCATCGACTGCGTCATGCGCAACTTGCGTATTTCGGTGCGGAATTCGTCACTGGTGTACTCGCTGCCACGATCCGTGTGCATGACGCATCCATGCTCCAGGCCGCCACGTCCTGCGGCCATCCGCAGGGCGGTGACCGGCAGCTCGGCGCGGTGATGGTCGGCCATCGCCCAGCCGATCACCTCCCGCGTCGCGAGATCGATGCAGGTCGCCAGATACAACGTCCCTTCCAGTGTGACCAGTTCGGTCATGTCGCCGACCAGCCGCATTCCGGTCCGGGGTGCGGTGAAGTCCCGGCCGATCAGGCCGGGGGCGAACACCGCCCGCTTCGCCTGCCGGGTCAGGCCCCCACGCCGGCGGCGGGTGATCCCGGCGATCCGGTGCTTGCGCATCAGCCGCTCGACCTTCTTGGAGTTCACCGCCCGCCCGGCCCGCCGCAGGGCGGCGTAAATCCTCGGGGCCCCGTAGGCGCCGCGAGATCCGGCATGCAGTACCCGGATCTCGCCCACCAGCGCCTCCTCGGCCCGCTCCCGCACCACCCGGGCCGGCTCCGAGGCCCGGTGCGCGTAGTAGGCGGAACGTGGTACCCCCAGCGCACGGCACAGGAACGAAACGCTGTGACCTGTGGGATTGCCGTCCGATGCCTTCTCCGCATCGATGAAACGACACCGTGCCGCAGTGTCTACCTCATCATGTCCTGAGCGAAGAAGGCGGTCGCTTCTCCCAGAACCTCGATCGTGGCCTCCTGCTCGCGGACCTTCCGCCGCAGCCGGACCAGCTCCTCACTCTCCGCAGCGGTCAAAGCCCCCCGCAGGCCCCTCACCGCGGTCGGTCTCCGCCTGCTTCACCCACCCGCGCAGCCCCTCCGGACTCACGCCCAGATCCCTCGCGACCTCGGTGACCGTCTTGTCCGAGGACAACGCCAAGGCGACCGCGTCCCGCTTGAACTCGGCCGTATACCGCTTACTCATATTGCTCTTCTTGCTCACCATCTGCGACTGCTTCCTCCGGGACCATCCGTCCCAGTATCAAGCTGTCCAGCCAGCAGGGGGAACCTCATTCGGTGGCTCCCCGCCATCTCGTCCGCGCCGATCAGGAACTCCTGCTGGGCCGGACCGCCGAACTGGGCGCGAATGCCGCCGCCTGCGCGGTACGGCGCGGCCGGCCAGGGCTCGTGTCCGGGGGTCTCACCACGGCGAACTGGTGCGGTACTTCCATTCGAAGGAGACCGGCCTAGTGAGGTGCGACGGGCGTGTAAAGACGTGCGCCCTCGCTATGCGTCTCCGGCTGCGGGGGCCGGGGGCGCTGGTGGTGGCTCGATGGTGAATGCGCGGGTGCGCGGATTGACCCGGGCCGGCAGCACCGTCCCCTGTGCGGCGCTGCCGAACCGGTACTTCGGGACTTCGTTGCCGCACTCGAAGGGTTCGAATCCGGGGCCGCTGACACGCATCAGCAGCCGGACTTGGTTGTAGTTGTCGTTGGTCGGCGGGGCCGAGGCGACCGCCAGAACCAGGGCGGTCGTGTCGACGCCGAGGGCAGCGAGCTGGAGCGTGGCCCGCCGGTCCTCACGGGCTGAGAGCATCGTGGACAGCCCTACGCAGGCGACGAACGCCGCTGCCAGGGCGAGGCCGGCGCCGGCCCATACCCATCCGCTGCCGGTCTCGTCGAGGTCGGTGACGGTGCGGACGGCGACGTAGACGCAGGCCCCTCCCCCACCCAGGAACAGGACCGCGCCCACGGTGCATGCGAGGGCCGTGATCCCCGGGCCCTTGGGGTCCAGCAGGGCGGGTTCGTGGGCGCGGGCGGTGGCCATGGTCGCACCCTAGCCAAGGAGACCTGACGTGCGCAGGGGTGCGGTCCGGTCGCCGCGCAGACAGCGGCTGGCTGTTGTTGCTCTGCGGCCCGGCCGAGCACGGAAGCTACGGGGTCCCGCCCGTTCTCGTGGCGCTCGCCGATGCGGTGTGGAACCAGCGGCGGATCCGTGTGCGCTACCGTCGCTGGGCCGAGCC
It encodes the following:
- a CDS encoding IS3 family transposase (programmed frameshift), whose amino-acid sequence is MARPSSYPLELRKRAVRMVAEVRGDYPNESAALRAVAQKLGIGSAETLRNWVKRDETDSGQRPGTTTEESAQIKAMKKEVAELKRANDILKAAAKFLRGRARPATHTLVAFIDEHRDRFGGVEPICRVLTEHGCKIAPSTYYAAKKRAAEPSARRVRDAALKELITEVHEANFRVYGARKVWRELHRQGHPVARCTVERLMRELGITGAVRGRKIITTIPDSAVERAPDLLDRNFVAAAPNRCWVADFTHVKTWSAVVYVAFVVDTFSRRIVGWSAATSKETRLVLDALDMALWQRDRDEQPHQRGELIHHSDAGSQYTSFRLAEHLDAAGIAASIGSVGDAYDNALMESAIGLFKTELIKPGRPWRTLSQVELATAEWVDWYCHRRLHGEIGHVPPAEYETNYYLTITKPQVTTTI
- a CDS encoding transposase translates to MVSKKSNMSKRYTAEFKRDAVALALSSDKTVTEVARDLGVSPEGLRGWVKQAETDRGEGPAGGFDRCGE